One segment of Trichlorobacter ammonificans DNA contains the following:
- a CDS encoding cofactor-independent phosphoglycerate mutase, with protein MKILILLGDGMSDLPIAELGNKTPLQAAQTPHMDRMAANGLMGLAHTVPAGLPPGSDVANLSVFGYDPRTCYTGRSPLEALSMGISLGPDDVAFRMNMVTLDPRGGKVYMEDFSAGHIGSDESHQLVAALQQELGNERFQFFPGVGYRHLMVWRGGKDTMKAVPPHDISGKPILGHLPTGDGADELIWLMNAAQMVLHTHPVNRARKERGELPANAVWLWGHGKTPQLTSYREKFGLSGAVISAVDLIKGIGVCAGLQVINVPGATGYIDTNYKGKAEAALSALEKHDFVYVHVEAPDEASHNGDLQHKIQAIEDFDRLVVGTVLEQAGRFDDLRILCCPDHPTPIALKTHTSDPVPFVIHRPSGSTGNGATGYDEIQARGTGLVVAEGHHLMEMLLADT; from the coding sequence ATGAAGATTCTCATCCTTCTGGGCGACGGCATGTCCGATCTGCCCATTGCAGAACTCGGCAACAAAACCCCTCTACAGGCGGCACAGACCCCCCATATGGACCGTATGGCCGCCAACGGCCTGATGGGCCTGGCCCACACCGTGCCAGCAGGGCTTCCCCCGGGCAGCGACGTGGCCAACCTGTCGGTCTTCGGCTACGATCCCCGCACCTGCTACACCGGCCGCTCCCCCCTGGAAGCGCTGAGCATGGGAATTTCTCTGGGCCCCGACGATGTGGCGTTCCGCATGAATATGGTCACCCTTGATCCGCGGGGCGGTAAAGTCTACATGGAGGATTTCTCAGCCGGACATATCGGCAGCGACGAGTCGCACCAGCTGGTGGCGGCCCTGCAGCAGGAGCTGGGCAACGAGCGCTTTCAGTTCTTCCCCGGTGTCGGCTACCGTCATCTGATGGTCTGGCGGGGCGGTAAGGATACGATGAAGGCGGTCCCTCCCCACGATATCAGCGGCAAGCCGATCCTCGGCCACCTGCCGACCGGTGACGGTGCCGACGAGCTGATCTGGCTGATGAACGCCGCCCAGATGGTGCTGCACACCCACCCGGTGAACCGTGCACGGAAAGAGCGCGGTGAGCTGCCGGCCAACGCGGTCTGGCTCTGGGGGCACGGCAAAACGCCGCAACTCACCTCCTACCGTGAAAAGTTCGGTCTGAGCGGGGCGGTGATCTCGGCCGTTGACCTGATCAAAGGGATCGGTGTCTGCGCCGGCCTGCAGGTGATCAACGTCCCCGGCGCCACCGGCTATATCGATACCAACTACAAGGGGAAGGCGGAGGCGGCGCTCAGCGCCCTGGAGAAGCACGACTTCGTGTACGTGCATGTGGAAGCGCCGGACGAGGCTTCCCATAACGGCGACCTGCAGCACAAAATTCAGGCCATCGAGGATTTCGACCGGCTGGTGGTGGGAACGGTGCTGGAGCAGGCGGGGCGGTTCGACGACCTTCGTATCCTCTGCTGCCCCGACCACCCCACCCCCATCGCTCTCAAGACCCACACCAGCGACCCGGTGCCGTTTGTCATCCACCGCCCCTCCGGTTCCACAGGGAACGGCGCGACGGGTTATGATGAGATCCAGGCCAGGGGGACCGGGCTGGTGGTCGCGGAAGGGCACCACCTGATGGAGATGCTGCTGGCTGACACCTGA
- the glmM gene encoding phosphoglucosamine mutase, whose protein sequence is MKKLFGTDGVRGVANIHPMTTETAMHLGRAAAYIFKSSHGRRHRIVIGKDTRLSGYMLESALVAGICSMGVDVLLVGPLPTPGIANITRTMRADAGVVISASHNPFQDNGIKFFSADGFKLPDDIEKEIENLIGCDHLASLRPTAREVGKAYRIDDAAGRYIVFLKNTFPADLDLSGMKIVLDCANGAAYKVAPAVFEELGAEVILLGATPNGTNINAGCGSLHPEVISKAVKANAADIGIALDGDADRVIVCDEYGNEVNGDQIMAICATDMLARNQLNHKTLVATVMSNMGLDIALRRAGGSIVKTAVGDRYVVEEMRRGGYNLGGEQSGHLIFLDCSTTGDGVLAALQLLAIVRRTQKPLSELAGVMTSLPQVLVNVRVKQRTDIMSIPSIATAIGGVEEKLGSNGRVLIRYSGTEPLLRIMLEGPDNGEITAWANEIAELVKNEIGE, encoded by the coding sequence GTGAAAAAACTGTTCGGCACCGACGGCGTACGGGGAGTGGCCAACATCCATCCCATGACCACCGAAACCGCCATGCACCTGGGCCGGGCCGCGGCCTACATTTTCAAGAGCAGCCACGGCCGGCGGCACCGCATTGTCATCGGTAAGGACACCCGTTTGTCCGGCTACATGCTGGAGAGCGCCCTGGTGGCCGGCATCTGTTCCATGGGGGTGGATGTGCTGCTGGTGGGGCCACTGCCCACCCCCGGCATCGCCAACATTACCCGCACCATGCGGGCCGATGCCGGGGTGGTCATCTCCGCCTCCCACAATCCCTTTCAGGATAACGGCATCAAGTTCTTCTCCGCCGACGGCTTCAAGCTGCCGGACGATATCGAGAAGGAGATCGAGAACCTGATCGGCTGCGACCACTTGGCTTCCCTGCGTCCGACGGCCCGTGAGGTGGGTAAGGCCTACCGGATTGACGACGCCGCCGGCCGCTACATCGTCTTCCTGAAGAACACCTTCCCGGCGGACCTGGACCTGTCCGGCATGAAAATCGTGCTGGACTGCGCCAATGGCGCCGCCTACAAAGTGGCGCCGGCGGTCTTCGAAGAACTGGGGGCGGAAGTGATCCTGCTGGGGGCCACCCCCAACGGCACCAACATCAACGCCGGCTGCGGCTCCCTCCACCCGGAGGTGATCAGCAAGGCGGTCAAGGCCAATGCAGCCGATATCGGCATCGCGCTGGACGGCGACGCCGACCGGGTGATCGTCTGCGACGAGTACGGCAACGAGGTGAACGGCGATCAGATCATGGCGATCTGTGCCACGGACATGCTGGCCCGCAACCAGTTGAATCACAAGACCCTGGTGGCCACGGTGATGAGCAACATGGGCCTGGATATCGCCCTGCGCCGTGCCGGCGGCTCCATTGTCAAGACTGCGGTGGGGGACCGGTACGTGGTGGAAGAAATGCGCCGGGGGGGCTACAATCTGGGGGGTGAGCAGTCCGGCCACCTGATTTTCCTGGACTGCAGCACCACCGGCGACGGCGTGCTGGCCGCACTGCAACTGCTGGCCATTGTCCGACGCACGCAGAAGCCGCTTTCCGAGCTGGCCGGGGTGATGACCTCTCTGCCCCAGGTACTGGTCAACGTCCGCGTCAAGCAACGCACCGACATCATGAGCATCCCCAGCATAGCCACTGCCATCGGTGGGGTGGAAGAAAAACTGGGCAGCAACGGTCGGGTGCTGATCCGCTACTCCGGCACCGAACCGCTGCTGCGGATCATGCTGGAAGGCCCCGACAACGGCGAGATCACCGCCTGGGCAAACGAGATCGCCGAGCTGGTGAAGAACGAGATTGGAGAGTAG
- the cdaA gene encoding diadenylate cyclase CdaA → MTPPLDISGLVDSLLLTVLVCGFSLLIRRDVTLRLLVVLSVLLVCSIVARFAALPPLIRVMDAIFFSVPVVLAVIFQQDLRRSLLALGSRQKLSAVSVDDITEMTDEILKALASLASRHIGALIVLVRRHPVEHLLQVGTDIDAKVTSELLDSIFLPYSPIHDGAVIINQGKITRAGCLLPLSHNPDIAKSFGTRHRAALGLSEATDALVLVVSEETGKISCVHDARITYDIDLADLKRLVRKSLELQHAA, encoded by the coding sequence ATGACTCCACCCCTCGACATATCGGGGCTTGTCGACAGCCTGCTGCTGACCGTGCTGGTCTGCGGCTTTTCGCTGCTGATCAGACGGGACGTCACCCTGCGCCTGCTGGTGGTGCTGTCGGTGCTGCTGGTCTGTTCCATTGTGGCCCGGTTCGCCGCCCTCCCTCCCCTGATCCGGGTGATGGATGCCATTTTCTTCTCGGTGCCGGTGGTGCTGGCCGTCATCTTTCAACAGGACCTGCGCCGCAGCCTGCTGGCCTTGGGAAGCAGACAAAAGCTCTCCGCCGTTTCCGTCGACGATATTACCGAAATGACTGACGAAATTCTCAAGGCGCTCGCCTCGCTGGCAAGCCGGCATATCGGCGCCCTGATCGTGCTGGTACGACGGCATCCGGTTGAACACCTGCTGCAGGTGGGGACTGACATCGACGCCAAGGTGACCAGCGAACTGCTGGATTCGATCTTTCTGCCCTACTCTCCCATCCATGACGGAGCGGTTATCATCAATCAGGGCAAGATCACCCGGGCCGGCTGCCTGCTCCCCCTGTCCCACAATCCGGATATCGCCAAGAGTTTCGGCACCCGCCACCGGGCAGCCTTGGGGCTGTCCGAAGCCACCGACGCCCTGGTGCTGGTGGTATCGGAGGAGACCGGCAAGATTTCCTGCGTCCATGACGCCCGGATCACCTACGACATCGACCTGGCCGACCTGAAGCGGCTGGTGCGGAAATCGCTGGAGCTGCAGCATGCTGCCTGA
- the folP gene encoding dihydropteroate synthase, whose protein sequence is MTEQDRERSIRLLELRTPDEARRELERIGVDPAGIARMLPKLAFMPVLLPGVRAAAANIIKQEMLSLGGDAAVARGTVACSIAVTDVLLIGSRRQLTALCTKLKAQPFGLAALADRLTQLLDTTRARERFWQTSRRRIPLERPLIMGILNVTPDSFSDGGRFNDPDRAVEQALQLEAEGADLIDIGAESTRPGAPPVPAAEEIRRLVPVLERLAGQVTVPISVDTWKASVAAAACSAGAEIINDISGLTFDPAMAATAAACNAGVVLMHTRGTPQTMQQDTHYEDLMGELAEALAAAVRRACSAGIAPERIVLDPGIGFAKSRQGNLEILRRLGELTALGYPLLVGSSRKSFIGAVLGKPDPRDRLFGTAATVALAVAAGAQILRVHDVAAMGDVARMSRAICAP, encoded by the coding sequence GTGACTGAGCAGGATCGGGAGCGCAGCATCCGGCTGCTGGAACTGCGCACCCCCGATGAAGCCCGCCGGGAGCTTGAGCGGATCGGCGTCGATCCGGCCGGCATCGCCCGGATGCTTCCCAAGCTGGCTTTCATGCCGGTCCTGCTCCCCGGCGTGCGGGCTGCCGCCGCCAACATCATCAAACAGGAGATGCTCTCCCTGGGCGGGGATGCGGCGGTGGCACGGGGCACCGTGGCCTGCAGCATTGCCGTCACCGACGTCCTGCTGATCGGCAGCCGCCGCCAGCTCACGGCGCTCTGCACCAAACTGAAGGCCCAGCCGTTCGGGCTGGCGGCCCTTGCCGACCGGCTGACACAGCTATTGGACACCACCAGAGCGCGGGAACGGTTCTGGCAGACCTCCCGCCGCCGCATTCCCCTGGAACGGCCGCTGATCATGGGCATTCTCAACGTCACGCCGGACTCCTTTTCCGACGGCGGACGTTTCAACGATCCGGACCGGGCCGTGGAGCAGGCGTTGCAGCTTGAGGCCGAGGGGGCCGATCTGATCGACATCGGCGCCGAGAGCACCCGCCCCGGAGCGCCGCCCGTTCCTGCGGCGGAGGAAATCCGCCGCCTGGTACCGGTACTGGAGCGGCTGGCCGGACAGGTGACCGTACCGATTTCCGTGGATACCTGGAAGGCTTCCGTGGCTGCCGCCGCCTGCAGCGCCGGGGCGGAGATCATCAACGACATCAGCGGCCTCACCTTCGACCCGGCCATGGCCGCCACCGCTGCCGCCTGCAATGCCGGGGTGGTGTTGATGCACACCCGGGGTACGCCGCAAACCATGCAGCAGGATACGCACTACGAGGATCTGATGGGCGAGCTGGCCGAGGCCCTGGCTGCGGCGGTTCGACGTGCCTGCAGCGCAGGAATCGCCCCGGAGCGGATCGTGCTGGACCCCGGCATCGGCTTTGCCAAAAGCAGGCAGGGTAACCTTGAGATCCTGCGCCGGCTGGGTGAATTGACCGCCCTGGGCTACCCGCTCCTGGTGGGTAGTTCCCGCAAGTCGTTCATCGGTGCCGTGCTCGGGAAACCGGACCCACGGGACCGGCTCTTCGGCACCGCTGCCACCGTGGCACTGGCGGTGGCGGCCGGCGCGCAGATCCTGCGGGTCCATGACGTTGCCGCCATGGGGGATGTGGCCCGGATGAGCCGGGCGATCTGCGCCCCCTAG
- a CDS encoding response regulator — MAAAILLVDDEANVLSALCRALMDEPYEVVTAQSGEAALELLKRQTFKLVISDERMTGMQGSELLAAVRERYPATVRILLTGHATLESAMKAVNQGEVYRFFTKPWDDLELKFAIRAALEKYDLEAENRRLLATVRKQAMELKVLERRYPGISRVEKDAQGSFLLPDLDEAELQRLMDECEQEVGGSVRP; from the coding sequence ATGGCTGCTGCAATCCTGCTGGTCGATGATGAAGCGAATGTCCTGTCCGCACTTTGCCGCGCCCTGATGGACGAGCCGTATGAGGTGGTTACGGCGCAAAGCGGAGAAGCGGCCCTGGAACTGTTGAAACGGCAGACATTCAAACTGGTGATTTCCGATGAACGGATGACCGGCATGCAGGGGAGTGAACTCCTGGCTGCCGTGCGGGAGCGTTATCCCGCTACGGTGCGGATACTGCTCACCGGCCATGCCACCCTTGAATCTGCCATGAAGGCGGTCAACCAGGGAGAAGTCTACCGCTTCTTCACCAAACCCTGGGACGACCTGGAGCTGAAGTTTGCCATCCGCGCTGCCCTTGAGAAATACGATCTTGAGGCGGAAAACCGGCGTCTTCTGGCCACCGTCAGGAAACAGGCCATGGAACTGAAGGTGCTGGAGCGGCGGTATCCCGGTATCAGCCGGGTTGAGAAGGATGCCCAGGGCAGTTTTCTGCTGCCGGACCTTGACGAGGCGGAACTGCAGCGACTGATGGATGAATGCGAACAGGAGGTCGGTGGGAGCGTGCGACCATGA
- a CDS encoding PAS domain-containing sensor histidine kinase — protein sequence MNGITNRQAALRVVLIYCLFGIGWILLSDTLVRLLVTDPDLRYTVSLFKGWLYVAFTALLLFLLVRHELKLLEAAEDRIRQFSSLLEDSSQPFAVGYPDGLIGLHNRAFQELVGYTSEELARIQWATELTPSEWWLIEQAALDELNRTGQPVQYKKEYRHKSGRRVPVQVFVHRKMRDDGSLHYYYAFVNDISELKRREEELQRARIAAEVAAQAKTIFLQTMSHELRTPLNGIIGATQLLADEPLSHDGREYLEMARQSARNLTALIADILDMADIESNALVLVDQPLHLPELLDSLEQLYRYGADRKGLTLSFSIDGAVPEAVLADRNRLAQVLASLLSNACKFSEQGAVVVTVAYDKLPEGGILLFTVRDEGIGISAEQQAGIFELFTQADGSTTRVHGGTGLGLALCKRLVELMGGRIWIESASGEGTTVRFTLPVRQDKA from the coding sequence ATGAACGGCATAACCAACCGGCAGGCAGCGCTGCGGGTCGTACTTATCTATTGCCTCTTCGGCATCGGCTGGATTCTCCTTTCCGATACCCTGGTACGGCTTCTGGTGACGGACCCCGATCTGCGCTACACGGTTTCCCTGTTCAAGGGATGGCTGTATGTTGCCTTCACCGCCCTGTTGCTGTTTCTGTTGGTCCGGCATGAACTGAAGCTGCTGGAGGCGGCGGAAGACCGGATTCGCCAGTTTTCCAGCTTGCTGGAGGATTCTTCCCAGCCCTTTGCCGTGGGGTATCCCGACGGTCTGATCGGCCTGCATAACCGCGCGTTTCAGGAGTTGGTCGGCTATACCTCTGAAGAGCTTGCCCGCATTCAATGGGCCACTGAGTTGACCCCTTCCGAGTGGTGGCTGATCGAGCAGGCGGCCTTGGATGAGTTGAACCGCACCGGTCAGCCGGTGCAGTACAAAAAGGAATATCGGCATAAGTCGGGCAGGCGGGTGCCGGTCCAGGTGTTCGTGCACCGCAAGATGCGTGATGACGGCAGTCTGCATTACTACTATGCGTTCGTGAACGATATTTCCGAGCTGAAGCGGCGGGAAGAGGAGTTGCAGCGGGCGCGGATCGCCGCCGAGGTGGCAGCGCAGGCCAAGACCATCTTCCTGCAGACCATGAGTCATGAGCTGCGTACGCCACTCAACGGCATCATCGGCGCGACCCAGTTGCTTGCCGATGAACCGCTCAGTCACGATGGCAGGGAATACCTTGAAATGGCGCGGCAGTCCGCCAGAAATCTTACGGCGTTGATTGCCGATATCCTGGACATGGCTGATATCGAATCCAATGCCCTGGTGCTGGTTGACCAGCCGTTGCACCTGCCGGAGCTGCTTGACTCCCTTGAACAGTTGTACCGCTACGGCGCTGACCGGAAAGGATTGACCCTTTCCTTTTCCATTGACGGCGCAGTGCCCGAAGCGGTGCTGGCCGACCGCAACCGGCTGGCGCAGGTACTGGCCAGTCTGCTCTCCAATGCCTGCAAGTTCAGCGAACAGGGAGCCGTTGTGGTGACGGTGGCCTACGATAAACTGCCGGAAGGGGGAATCCTGCTCTTCACCGTGCGGGACGAGGGGATCGGTATCAGCGCGGAGCAGCAGGCCGGCATCTTCGAGCTGTTTACCCAGGCGGACGGTTCCACCACCCGGGTCCACGGCGGCACGGGACTGGGACTTGCCCTGTGCAAGCGGCTGGTGGAGTTGATGGGGGGACGGATCTGGATTGAGAGCGCATCGGGGGAGGGGACCACGGTCCGCTTTACCCTGCCGGTGCGGCAGGATAAAGCCTGA
- a CDS encoding pyridoxine 5'-phosphate synthase, translating into MAKLGLNVDHVATVRQARGGTEPDPVTAAAIGELAGAEGITVHLREDRRHIQDRDLEILRRTVQTKLNLEMAATGEMVSIARRVQPEQCTLVPEKRQELTTEGGLDVIGNRSIIEAAVRELREAGIIVSLFVDPDPDQIRASRDCGADAIEIHTGSYAEARAAATQQRELASIRQAVTLGNELGLTVHAGHGLNYVNIIPLAGMQGIEEFNIGHSIISRAMLVGLDRAVREMAALLKHP; encoded by the coding sequence ATGGCAAAACTGGGATTGAACGTGGATCATGTAGCAACCGTACGTCAGGCCCGGGGCGGCACGGAGCCGGACCCGGTCACCGCCGCAGCCATCGGTGAGCTGGCCGGAGCCGAGGGGATTACCGTCCATCTGCGTGAGGATCGCCGTCATATCCAGGATCGTGACCTGGAAATCCTGCGCCGTACCGTGCAGACCAAGCTGAACCTGGAAATGGCCGCCACCGGCGAAATGGTGAGCATCGCCCGCCGCGTGCAGCCGGAACAGTGCACCCTGGTGCCGGAAAAGCGCCAGGAACTGACCACCGAGGGGGGGCTGGACGTTATCGGCAACCGGAGCATCATCGAGGCGGCAGTGCGCGAACTGCGCGAAGCCGGCATCATCGTCTCCCTGTTCGTCGATCCCGATCCCGACCAGATTCGTGCTTCCCGGGACTGCGGCGCCGACGCCATCGAGATTCACACCGGCAGCTACGCCGAAGCACGCGCTGCCGCGACGCAGCAGCGGGAACTGGCATCGATCCGCCAGGCTGTGACCCTCGGCAACGAACTGGGGCTGACGGTCCATGCCGGCCATGGCCTGAATTACGTCAACATCATCCCCCTGGCCGGCATGCAGGGGATCGAAGAGTTCAATATCGGGCACAGCATCATCTCGCGAGCGATGCTGGTGGGACTCGATCGCGCCGTACGGGAGATGGCGGCACTGCTTAAACACCCCTGA
- the ftsH gene encoding ATP-dependent zinc metalloprotease FtsH, giving the protein MNQFYKNLALWLVISLMMIMLFNMFQKPRVVEDRLSFSELMTLVDEGKVASVVLQGNDVTGKYTAKDGKEKQFRTYKPTFDADLTEKLLDKKVTIQAKPEEERFSWFSIFISWFPLLLLVGIWIFFMRQMQMGGGKAMSFGKSRAKLLTESQGKVTFEDVAGIEEAKEELQEIIAFLKEPKKFTALGGKIPKGVLLVGPPGTGKTLLARAVAGEAGVPFFSISGSDFVEMFVGVGASRVRDLFMQGKKNAPCIIFIDEIDAVGRHRGAGMGGGHDEREQTLNQLLVEMDGFESNEGVILIAATNRPDVLDPALLRPGRFDRQVVVPRPDVKGREQILTVHAKKVPLTPEVDLAIVARGTPGFSGADLANLVNEAALLAARQDKTSVDMKDLDAAKDKVLMGAERRSMVISDEEKNSTAYHEAGHTLVAKMVPGSDPVHKVSIIPRGRALGVTMQLPIEDKHSYNRESLLGRIAVLMGGRAAEELIFKTFTTGAGNDIERATEMARKMVCEWGMSDRMGPVSFGKKDESIFLGREMAMHKNFSEETAQKIDDEIKRIVDESYDRALTILKDHEDALHRLATCLVEKENLTGTEVDEIIAGTAPACSGRKAMDEANGETTAGDAPKPVDIQA; this is encoded by the coding sequence TTGAATCAATTTTACAAAAATCTGGCCCTGTGGCTGGTCATCAGCCTGATGATGATCATGCTGTTCAACATGTTCCAGAAGCCGCGCGTGGTGGAAGACCGCCTGAGCTTCAGCGAACTGATGACTCTGGTTGACGAAGGCAAGGTGGCCAGTGTCGTGCTGCAGGGGAACGACGTTACCGGCAAATATACGGCCAAGGACGGCAAGGAGAAGCAATTCCGCACCTACAAGCCGACCTTTGATGCCGACCTGACCGAAAAGCTGCTGGACAAGAAGGTTACCATCCAGGCCAAGCCGGAGGAGGAGCGCTTCTCCTGGTTCTCCATCTTCATTTCCTGGTTCCCGCTGCTCCTGCTGGTGGGGATCTGGATCTTCTTCATGCGCCAGATGCAGATGGGGGGCGGCAAGGCCATGTCCTTCGGCAAGAGCCGCGCCAAGCTGCTGACCGAATCCCAGGGCAAGGTCACCTTCGAGGATGTGGCCGGCATCGAGGAGGCCAAGGAGGAACTGCAGGAGATCATCGCCTTTCTGAAGGAGCCGAAAAAGTTCACCGCCCTGGGGGGCAAAATCCCCAAGGGGGTGCTGCTGGTGGGACCGCCGGGCACCGGCAAGACCCTGCTGGCCCGTGCCGTGGCCGGTGAGGCCGGGGTGCCGTTCTTCTCCATCTCCGGTTCCGACTTCGTGGAGATGTTCGTCGGCGTCGGCGCCAGCCGGGTGCGGGACCTGTTCATGCAGGGGAAGAAGAACGCCCCCTGCATCATCTTCATCGACGAGATTGACGCTGTGGGACGACATCGCGGCGCCGGCATGGGGGGCGGTCACGACGAGCGGGAACAGACCCTGAACCAGCTCCTGGTGGAGATGGACGGGTTCGAGTCCAACGAAGGAGTGATCCTGATCGCCGCCACCAACCGTCCCGACGTGCTTGACCCGGCCCTGCTGCGTCCCGGCCGCTTCGACCGCCAGGTGGTGGTCCCCCGTCCCGACGTCAAGGGGCGGGAACAGATCCTCACGGTCCATGCCAAGAAAGTGCCGCTCACGCCGGAAGTGGACCTGGCCATCGTTGCCCGGGGCACCCCCGGTTTCTCCGGCGCCGACCTGGCTAACCTGGTGAACGAGGCGGCACTGCTGGCAGCCCGTCAGGACAAGACCTCCGTGGACATGAAGGATCTCGACGCTGCCAAGGACAAGGTGCTGATGGGTGCGGAGCGGCGCAGCATGGTCATCTCCGACGAGGAGAAGAACAGCACCGCCTACCACGAAGCGGGCCATACGCTGGTGGCCAAGATGGTACCGGGCAGCGATCCGGTGCACAAGGTCTCCATCATCCCCCGCGGCCGTGCCCTGGGGGTCACCATGCAGCTGCCGATTGAGGACAAGCACAGCTACAACCGCGAATCCCTGCTGGGCCGCATCGCCGTGCTGATGGGGGGCCGGGCCGCCGAGGAACTGATCTTCAAGACCTTCACCACCGGCGCCGGCAACGACATCGAGCGGGCAACGGAAATGGCCCGCAAGATGGTCTGCGAATGGGGTATGAGCGACCGGATGGGGCCGGTGTCCTTCGGCAAGAAGGACGAGTCCATTTTCCTGGGCCGCGAGATGGCCATGCACAAGAACTTCAGCGAAGAGACCGCCCAGAAGATCGATGACGAAATCAAGCGGATCGTTGACGAGAGTTACGACCGGGCCCTCACCATCCTGAAGGATCACGAGGACGCACTGCACCGCCTGGCCACCTGCCTGGTGGAGAAGGAAAACCTGACCGGCACCGAAGTGGACGAGATCATCGCCGGCACCGCGCCGGCCTGTAGCGGCAGGAAGGCCATGGATGAAGCGAACGGCGAAACGACAGCCGGCGACGCACCGAAGCCGGTGGATATTCAGGCGTGA